From the Dermochelys coriacea isolate rDerCor1 chromosome 26, rDerCor1.pri.v4, whole genome shotgun sequence genome, one window contains:
- the LOC119848748 gene encoding prosaposin-like isoform X2, with product MAPLLLLFWLGSALCAQELVPKQCLLGPEFWCRDLGTAAQCGRQHDCKLLEQHMPQGWRIQEQAVSVKCTICTKIMKKLKSMVGDDPDKDSITEAEDKLCGVVGWSLRTLCRSVVKKFKSKIMQALQDGQDPKEICTSLKMCRASAPTQVQRLRLDLPSQAAAGSEGAPGPTQHLSGCRCLPAAGGAHPRRVQLWHQHLAMAMRPGLVHPHPEWAALSASSGHASQREPSAPLLPPSSNCTPWYVMAGMAALTPLTFASPPRFGQ from the exons ATggcccctctcctcctgctcttCTGGCTGGGCTCAG CCCTCTGTGCCCAGGAGCTGGTCCCCAAGCAATGCCTGCTGGGGCCTGAGTTTTGGTGCAGGGATCTGGGCACAGCAGCTCAGTGTGGACGGCAGCACGACTGCAAGCTCCTCGAGCAGCACATGCCCCAG ggctggcgCATCCAGGAGCAGGCCGTTTCAGTCAAGTGCACCATCTGCACCAAGATCATGAAGAAGCTGAAGTCTATGGTCGGCGATGACCCCGACAAG GACTCCATCACTGAGGCCGAGGACAAGCTGTGCGGGGTCGTGGGCTGGAGTCTGCGGACCCTCTGCCGCTCTGTGGTGAAGAAGTTCAAATCCAAGATCATGCAGGCGCTGCAGGACGGGCAGGACCCCAAGGAGATTTGTACCAGCCTGAAGATGTGCCGGGCATCCGCACCCACCCAAG TGCAACGACTTCGTCTCGACCTACCAAGCCAGGCTGCTGCAGGTTCTGAGGGTGCCCCAGGACCCACTCAGCACCTGTCGG GATGCAGATGCCTGCCAGCTGCCGGAGGAGCCCACCCAAGAAGAGTCCAGCTCTGGCACCAACACCTGGCCATGGCCATGAG gccTGGACTCGTGCACCCACATCCAGAGTGGGCAGCTCTCTCCGCTAGCTCAGGGCATGCCTCCCAGAGGGAACCgtcagcccccctgctcccccccagctccaacTGCACCCCCTGGTATGTGATGGCTGGGATGGCAGCATTAACGCCTCTGACTTTCGCTTCTCCTCCCCGCTTTGGACAATAA
- the LOC119848748 gene encoding prosaposin-like isoform X1, whose protein sequence is MAPLLLLFWLGSALCAQELVPKQCLLGPEFWCRDLGTAAQCGRQHDCKLLEQHMPQQGWRIQEQAVSVKCTICTKIMKKLKSMVGDDPDKDSITEAEDKLCGVVGWSLRTLCRSVVKKFKSKIMQALQDGQDPKEICTSLKMCRASAPTQVQRLRLDLPSQAAAGSEGAPGPTQHLSGCRCLPAAGGAHPRRVQLWHQHLAMAMRPGLVHPHPEWAALSASSGHASQREPSAPLLPPSSNCTPWYVMAGMAALTPLTFASPPRFGQ, encoded by the exons ATggcccctctcctcctgctcttCTGGCTGGGCTCAG CCCTCTGTGCCCAGGAGCTGGTCCCCAAGCAATGCCTGCTGGGGCCTGAGTTTTGGTGCAGGGATCTGGGCACAGCAGCTCAGTGTGGACGGCAGCACGACTGCAAGCTCCTCGAGCAGCACATGCCCCAG cagggctggcgCATCCAGGAGCAGGCCGTTTCAGTCAAGTGCACCATCTGCACCAAGATCATGAAGAAGCTGAAGTCTATGGTCGGCGATGACCCCGACAAG GACTCCATCACTGAGGCCGAGGACAAGCTGTGCGGGGTCGTGGGCTGGAGTCTGCGGACCCTCTGCCGCTCTGTGGTGAAGAAGTTCAAATCCAAGATCATGCAGGCGCTGCAGGACGGGCAGGACCCCAAGGAGATTTGTACCAGCCTGAAGATGTGCCGGGCATCCGCACCCACCCAAG TGCAACGACTTCGTCTCGACCTACCAAGCCAGGCTGCTGCAGGTTCTGAGGGTGCCCCAGGACCCACTCAGCACCTGTCGG GATGCAGATGCCTGCCAGCTGCCGGAGGAGCCCACCCAAGAAGAGTCCAGCTCTGGCACCAACACCTGGCCATGGCCATGAG gccTGGACTCGTGCACCCACATCCAGAGTGGGCAGCTCTCTCCGCTAGCTCAGGGCATGCCTCCCAGAGGGAACCgtcagcccccctgctcccccccagctccaacTGCACCCCCTGGTATGTGATGGCTGGGATGGCAGCATTAACGCCTCTGACTTTCGCTTCTCCTCCCCGCTTTGGACAATAA
- the LOC119848748 gene encoding prosaposin-like isoform X3, with protein MAPLLLLFWLGSALCAQELVPKQCLLGPEFWCRDLGTAAQCGRQHDCKLLEQHMPQQGWRIQEQAVSVKCTICTKIMKKLKSMVGDDPDKDSITEAEDKLCGVVGWSLRTLCRSVVKKFKSKIMQALQDGQDPKEICTSLKMCRASAPTQGGLVPPRDACDLCLTFTSLAQPDLQHMRPGWDLGDVLNGTCKRHFGDSPRCNDFVSTYQARLLQVLRVPQDPLSTCRDADACQLPEEPTQEESSSGTNTWPWP; from the exons ATggcccctctcctcctgctcttCTGGCTGGGCTCAG CCCTCTGTGCCCAGGAGCTGGTCCCCAAGCAATGCCTGCTGGGGCCTGAGTTTTGGTGCAGGGATCTGGGCACAGCAGCTCAGTGTGGACGGCAGCACGACTGCAAGCTCCTCGAGCAGCACATGCCCCAG cagggctggcgCATCCAGGAGCAGGCCGTTTCAGTCAAGTGCACCATCTGCACCAAGATCATGAAGAAGCTGAAGTCTATGGTCGGCGATGACCCCGACAAG GACTCCATCACTGAGGCCGAGGACAAGCTGTGCGGGGTCGTGGGCTGGAGTCTGCGGACCCTCTGCCGCTCTGTGGTGAAGAAGTTCAAATCCAAGATCATGCAGGCGCTGCAGGACGGGCAGGACCCCAAGGAGATTTGTACCAGCCTGAAGATGTGCCGGGCATCCGCACCCACCCAAG GCGGCCTGGTGCCCCCCAGAGATGCCTGTGACCTCTGCCTGACCTTCACCAGCCTGGCCCAGCCTGACCTCCAGCACATGAGGCCTGGCTGGGACCTTGGAGACGTCCTGAATGGCACATGCAAGCGGCACTTCGGGGATTCCCCCAGG TGCAACGACTTCGTCTCGACCTACCAAGCCAGGCTGCTGCAGGTTCTGAGGGTGCCCCAGGACCCACTCAGCACCTGTCGG GATGCAGATGCCTGCCAGCTGCCGGAGGAGCCCACCCAAGAAGAGTCCAGCTCTGGCACCAACACCTGGCCATGGCCATGA